The following proteins are encoded in a genomic region of Streptomyces lunaelactis:
- a CDS encoding NTP pyrophosphohydrolase, translating into MRTLMIVDGANVVGSVPDGWWRDRRGAAERLRDRLVGLAADGIPGRPGPIELVLVVEGSAKGVESVPGVRVESAPGSGDDRIVELAAGREAGRACVVVTADRELRRRLEEYGAECVGPRTVRSPGERT; encoded by the coding sequence ATGCGCACTCTGATGATCGTCGACGGGGCGAATGTGGTCGGTTCCGTCCCTGACGGCTGGTGGCGCGACCGGCGCGGGGCCGCCGAGCGGCTGCGGGACCGGCTCGTCGGACTCGCCGCGGACGGGATTCCCGGCCGGCCCGGTCCCATCGAGCTCGTGCTCGTCGTGGAGGGCTCTGCCAAGGGTGTGGAGTCCGTTCCCGGCGTGCGGGTGGAGTCGGCGCCCGGCAGCGGCGACGACCGGATCGTGGAGCTGGCGGCCGGCCGCGAGGCGGGCCGGGCATGTGTCGTCGTCACGGCGGACCGGGAGCTCCGACGGCGCCTCGAGGAGTACGGCGCCGAGTGCGTGGGACCCCGCACTGTCCGGTCGCCGGGCGAGCGTACGTAG
- a CDS encoding 3-hydroxyacyl-CoA dehydrogenase NAD-binding domain-containing protein, with translation MSTAELLKGAAELFPDEVVTQAHVRHLELPGGAGTFALITLDNGLDHTKPTTFGPQSLANLSAAVDQVEKEAAEGAIVGVGLTGKPFIFAVGADLKGVELLKRHEDALAIGKGGHDVFKRLSGLAVPTFAYYNGAAMGGGVEAGLHCSYRTVSQAIPAFSLPEVFLGLVPGWGGCALLPNLIGADKAVSVIIENSLNQNKQLKGKQVFELGIADAIFEGADFLEQSLIWTASVLKGDLTVERPEVDRGEAWDQAVARGRFIADSKVHGAAPAAYRALDIIAAAKNGDLQAGFDAEDTALADLIMGGELRSGIYAFNLVQKRAKRPAGAPDKSLARPVTKVGVVGAGLMASQLALLFLRRLEVPVVLTDIDQERVDKGVGYVHAEIEKLLGKGRINQDKANRYKGLVTGVLDKAEGFSDADFIIEAVFEEIGVKQQVFAEVEAVAPAHAILATNTSSLSVTEMASKLQHPERVVGFHFFNPVAILPLLEIVRGDKTDDASLATAFGVAKKLKKTAVLCKDAPAFVVNRILTRFMGEIQNVIDEGTPVAVAEKAIEPLGLPMSPLVLLELVGPAIGLHVSETLNRAFPDRFTVSENLAAVVKAGKRGFYVYDSGKPELDPEVAALLKQGDVVLTEEQTRDRVLDAVAQEIGLMLQEGVVAEAQDIDLCLITGAGWPFHLGGITPYLDREGVSERVNGKPFLAQGVASVPA, from the coding sequence GTGAGTACCGCTGAACTCCTGAAGGGCGCGGCCGAGCTGTTCCCGGACGAGGTCGTCACGCAGGCGCATGTGCGCCACCTCGAACTCCCCGGCGGGGCGGGCACGTTCGCGCTCATCACGCTGGACAACGGCCTGGACCACACCAAGCCGACCACCTTCGGGCCGCAGTCGCTGGCGAACCTCAGCGCCGCCGTCGACCAGGTCGAGAAGGAGGCGGCCGAGGGCGCGATCGTCGGCGTCGGCCTCACCGGCAAGCCGTTCATCTTCGCGGTCGGCGCCGACCTCAAGGGCGTGGAGCTGCTGAAGCGCCACGAGGACGCGCTCGCCATCGGCAAGGGCGGCCACGACGTCTTCAAGCGTCTCTCCGGCCTCGCGGTACCGACGTTCGCGTACTACAACGGCGCGGCGATGGGCGGCGGTGTCGAGGCCGGTCTGCACTGCTCGTACCGCACCGTCTCCCAGGCGATCCCCGCCTTCTCGCTGCCCGAGGTCTTCCTCGGTCTCGTCCCGGGCTGGGGCGGCTGCGCACTGCTGCCGAACCTGATCGGCGCGGACAAGGCCGTCTCGGTCATCATCGAGAACTCGCTCAACCAGAACAAGCAGCTCAAGGGGAAGCAGGTCTTCGAGCTCGGGATCGCCGACGCGATCTTCGAGGGCGCGGACTTCCTGGAGCAGTCGCTGATCTGGACGGCGTCCGTCCTCAAGGGCGACCTCACGGTCGAGCGTCCCGAGGTCGACCGCGGCGAGGCCTGGGACCAGGCCGTCGCGCGCGGCCGGTTCATCGCCGACTCCAAGGTGCACGGCGCGGCCCCGGCCGCGTACCGCGCCCTGGACATCATCGCCGCGGCCAAGAACGGCGACCTGCAGGCCGGCTTCGACGCCGAGGACACCGCGCTGGCGGACCTGATCATGGGCGGCGAGCTGCGCAGCGGCATCTACGCCTTCAACCTGGTCCAGAAGCGCGCCAAGCGCCCGGCCGGCGCCCCGGACAAGTCCCTGGCCCGTCCGGTCACCAAGGTCGGCGTCGTGGGCGCCGGTCTGATGGCCTCTCAGCTGGCGCTGCTCTTCCTGCGCCGCCTCGAGGTGCCGGTCGTGCTGACCGACATCGACCAGGAGCGCGTCGACAAGGGTGTGGGCTACGTCCACGCCGAGATCGAGAAGCTGCTCGGCAAGGGCCGTATCAACCAGGACAAGGCCAACCGTTACAAGGGCCTGGTCACCGGTGTGCTGGACAAGGCCGAGGGCTTCTCCGACGCCGACTTCATCATCGAGGCCGTCTTCGAGGAGATCGGCGTCAAGCAGCAGGTGTTCGCGGAGGTCGAGGCGGTCGCCCCGGCGCACGCGATCCTCGCCACCAACACCTCCTCGCTCTCGGTCACCGAGATGGCGTCGAAGCTGCAACACCCCGAGCGCGTGGTCGGTTTCCACTTCTTCAACCCGGTCGCGATCCTCCCGCTGCTGGAGATCGTGCGCGGCGACAAGACCGACGATGCCTCGCTGGCCACCGCCTTCGGCGTCGCCAAGAAGCTGAAGAAGACCGCGGTGCTGTGCAAGGACGCCCCGGCGTTCGTCGTCAACCGCATCCTCACCCGCTTCATGGGCGAGATCCAGAACGTCATCGACGAGGGCACCCCGGTCGCCGTCGCCGAGAAGGCCATCGAGCCGCTGGGTCTGCCGATGTCGCCGCTGGTCCTGCTCGAGCTGGTGGGTCCGGCGATCGGTCTGCATGTCTCCGAGACCCTCAACCGCGCCTTCCCGGACCGGTTCACGGTCTCCGAGAACCTGGCCGCGGTCGTCAAGGCGGGCAAGCGCGGCTTCTACGTCTATGACTCCGGCAAGCCGGAGCTGGACCCGGAGGTCGCCGCGCTCCTCAAGCAGGGCGATGTCGTCCTGACCGAGGAGCAGACCCGCGACCGTGTCCTGGACGCGGTGGCGCAGGAGATCGGCCTGATGCTTCAGGAGGGTGTCGTTGCCGAGGCGCAGGACATCGACCTCTGCCTCATCACGGGCGCCGGCTGGCCCTTCCACCTGGGCGGCATCACGCCGTACCTGGACCGTGAAGGTGTCTCCGAGCGCGTGAACGGCAAGCCGTTCCTGGCGCAGGGCGTGGCGAGCGTCCCGGCGTAA
- a CDS encoding thiolase family protein, with product MPRTVRDVVFVDGVRTPFGKAGPKGIYHGTRADDLVVKAIRELLRRNPDLDPARIDEVAIAATTQIGDQGLTLGRTAGILAGLPQSVPGYSIDRMCAGAMTAVTATAGSIAFGAYDIVVAGGVEHMGRHPMGEGVDPNPRFVSEKLVDESALFMGMTAENLHDRYPAITKQRADEYAVRSQEKAAKAYANGKIQQDLVPVSVRRTNAEAGETGWGLATADEPMRPGTTLESLAGLKTPFRAHGRVTAGNAAGLNDGATASLLASEDVARELGLPVRMRLVSFAYAGVEPEVMGYGPIPSTEKALAKAGLSIDDIGLFEINEAFAVQVLAFLEHYGIADDDARVNQYGGAIAYGHPLASSGVRLMTQLARQFEEQPHVRYGLTTMCVGFGMGATVIWENPHFDGGNK from the coding sequence GTGCCTCGTACCGTCAGGGATGTCGTCTTCGTCGACGGCGTCCGCACCCCGTTCGGCAAGGCGGGCCCGAAGGGCATTTACCACGGGACCCGCGCCGACGATCTCGTCGTGAAGGCGATCCGGGAGCTGCTGCGCCGCAACCCGGACCTCGACCCCGCCCGTATCGACGAGGTCGCGATCGCCGCGACCACGCAGATCGGCGACCAGGGCCTCACGCTCGGCCGCACCGCCGGCATCCTCGCGGGTCTGCCGCAGTCCGTCCCCGGCTACTCCATCGACCGCATGTGCGCGGGCGCGATGACCGCCGTGACGGCGACCGCCGGCTCCATCGCCTTCGGCGCGTACGACATCGTCGTCGCCGGCGGTGTCGAGCACATGGGCCGTCACCCCATGGGCGAGGGCGTCGACCCGAACCCGCGGTTCGTGAGCGAGAAGCTCGTCGACGAGTCCGCCCTCTTCATGGGCATGACCGCCGAGAACCTGCACGACCGCTACCCGGCCATCACCAAGCAGCGCGCCGACGAGTACGCCGTGCGCTCGCAGGAGAAGGCCGCCAAGGCGTACGCCAACGGCAAGATCCAGCAGGACCTGGTGCCGGTCTCCGTACGTCGCACCAACGCCGAAGCGGGCGAGACCGGCTGGGGCCTGGCCACGGCCGACGAGCCGATGCGCCCGGGCACCACCCTGGAGTCGCTGGCCGGGCTGAAGACGCCGTTCCGCGCGCACGGCCGGGTCACCGCGGGCAACGCGGCCGGTCTCAACGACGGCGCCACCGCCTCCCTCCTCGCCTCCGAGGACGTCGCGCGCGAGCTGGGCCTGCCGGTCAGGATGCGGCTCGTCTCGTTCGCGTACGCCGGTGTCGAGCCCGAGGTCATGGGCTACGGCCCGATCCCGTCGACCGAGAAGGCGCTGGCCAAGGCGGGCCTGTCGATCGACGACATCGGCCTGTTCGAGATCAACGAGGCCTTCGCCGTCCAGGTGCTGGCCTTCCTCGAGCACTACGGCATCGCGGACGACGACGCGCGCGTCAACCAGTACGGCGGCGCCATCGCCTACGGCCACCCGCTGGCCTCCTCCGGCGTACGCCTGATGACGCAGCTGGCCCGGCAGTTCGAGGAGCAGCCGCACGTCCGCTACGGCCTGACCACCATGTGCGTCGGCTTCGGCATGGGCGCGACGGTCATCTGGGAGAACCCGCACTTCGACGGAGGCAACAAGTGA
- a CDS encoding HRDC domain-containing protein, with protein sequence MTDAQETAAETALRTTGGAPPDDVEPAPIPLLEPRDGIPPVVATDDALAQVIAAFASGTGPVAVDAERASGYRYGQRAYLVQLRREGAGTALIDPVGCPDLSGLGEALAGTEWILHAATQDLPCLREIGMIPTRLFDTELAGRLAGFPRVGLGAMVESVLGYALEKGHSAVDWSTRPLPEPWLRYAALDVELLVDLRDALEKELDRQGKLDWARQEFDAIASAPPAPPRKDPWRRTSGMHKVRRRRQMAVVRELWTARDKVAQRRDVSPGKVLSDGAIVEAALAVPANLPALTALPGFGHRMGRRQLEQWQAAVDRAKDLSDAELPQPGQPLNGPPPPRSWADKDPAAAARLSAARAAVSALAEELNLPQENLITPDTVRRVCWEPPAEATVEAVSAALAGHGARAWQIELVAPLLTRALTATA encoded by the coding sequence GTGACCGACGCCCAAGAGACCGCAGCAGAGACAGCACTGCGAACCACCGGGGGCGCTCCCCCGGACGACGTCGAACCGGCGCCGATTCCCTTGCTGGAGCCTCGTGACGGCATTCCGCCGGTGGTAGCCACCGACGATGCCCTCGCCCAAGTGATCGCCGCCTTTGCCTCAGGCACCGGCCCTGTCGCCGTCGACGCCGAGCGCGCGTCCGGCTACCGGTACGGCCAGCGGGCCTATCTCGTGCAGCTGCGCCGCGAAGGCGCGGGCACCGCACTCATCGATCCGGTCGGCTGCCCCGACCTCTCCGGGCTCGGCGAGGCCCTCGCCGGGACGGAGTGGATCCTGCACGCGGCCACCCAGGATCTTCCGTGTCTGCGCGAAATAGGCATGATCCCCACCCGGCTGTTCGACACCGAGCTGGCCGGGCGCCTCGCGGGCTTCCCGCGGGTCGGGCTCGGCGCGATGGTCGAGAGCGTTCTCGGGTACGCGCTGGAGAAGGGCCACTCCGCGGTCGACTGGTCCACCCGCCCGCTCCCCGAGCCCTGGCTGCGCTACGCCGCGCTCGATGTGGAGCTGCTGGTGGACCTGCGCGACGCCCTGGAGAAGGAGCTGGACCGGCAGGGCAAGCTGGACTGGGCCCGCCAGGAGTTCGACGCGATCGCCTCGGCCCCGCCGGCTCCGCCGCGCAAGGACCCCTGGCGGCGTACGTCCGGGATGCACAAGGTGCGCCGCCGCCGGCAGATGGCGGTCGTACGGGAGCTGTGGACGGCCCGCGACAAGGTTGCCCAGCGGCGTGATGTGTCGCCGGGCAAGGTGCTGAGCGACGGCGCGATCGTCGAGGCCGCGCTCGCCGTACCGGCGAATCTCCCGGCGCTGACCGCGCTGCCCGGCTTCGGCCACCGGATGGGGCGGCGTCAGCTGGAGCAGTGGCAGGCCGCGGTGGACCGGGCCAAGGACCTGTCCGACGCCGAGCTCCCGCAGCCGGGCCAGCCGCTCAACGGACCGCCGCCGCCCCGTTCCTGGGCGGACAAGGACCCGGCGGCCGCGGCCCGCCTCTCCGCGGCGCGCGCGGCGGTCTCCGCACTCGCGGAGGAGCTCAACCTGCCGCAGGAGAACTTGATCACTCCGGACACGGTCCGGCGGGTGTGCTGGGAGCCGCCGGCGGAGGCGACGGTGGAGGCGGTGTCGGCGGCGCTGGCGGGACATGGGGCACGCGCCTGGCAGATCGAGCTGGTGGCCCCGCTCCTTACGCGTGCGCTGACGGCGACGGCCTGA
- a CDS encoding helix-turn-helix transcriptional regulator, protein MSVLLEQPASLVAYRPNKPTAMVVVADPRVRSTVTRHLWALGVRDVIEASSIAEARPRVGNPRDICVADVHLPDGSGLTLLSETRAAGWPNGLALSAADDIGAVRNALAGGVKGYVVTGTRTNIGHPTRPGAAPIGAAAGRMHRRPPGAPSHPGGYRELSGREVEVLRLVAEGQSNKAIGVSMGLSALTVKSHLARIARKLGTGDRAGMVAVALRTGIIH, encoded by the coding sequence GTGTCCGTTCTTCTCGAGCAGCCCGCAAGCCTGGTCGCCTACCGCCCGAACAAGCCGACGGCCATGGTCGTCGTGGCCGACCCGCGCGTCCGCTCCACCGTCACCCGCCACTTGTGGGCCCTCGGAGTACGTGACGTGATCGAGGCGTCGTCCATCGCGGAGGCCCGTCCCCGCGTCGGCAACCCGCGAGACATCTGCGTTGCCGACGTCCACCTGCCCGACGGTTCCGGGCTGACCCTGCTGTCCGAGACCCGGGCGGCGGGCTGGCCCAACGGCCTGGCCCTCTCCGCCGCCGACGACATCGGCGCCGTACGCAACGCCCTCGCGGGCGGCGTCAAGGGCTATGTCGTCACCGGTACGCGTACGAACATCGGGCACCCGACCCGTCCCGGCGCCGCCCCCATCGGCGCCGCGGCCGGCCGGATGCACCGCCGCCCCCCGGGTGCCCCGAGCCACCCCGGCGGCTACCGCGAGCTCTCCGGCCGTGAGGTCGAGGTGCTCCGCCTGGTCGCGGAAGGCCAGTCCAACAAGGCGATCGGCGTCTCGATGGGCCTGTCCGCACTGACCGTCAAGAGCCACCTCGCACGCATCGCACGCAAGCTCGGCACGGGCGACCGGGCCGGCATGGTGGCCGTGGCGCTGCGCACCGGCATCATCCACTGA
- a CDS encoding DUF3000 domain-containing protein, with translation MAAAQGHFSDHSNSADETDSAEGNAVPRAFRQAVDGLRSARLRPEIEVDPTRPPQRLAPHAYALEAAVVDGDDDLADGRLVLLHDPAGHDAWQGTFRLVTLVRAELEPEMAADPLLPEVCWSWLTGALEARGLSYGEASGTVTRAGSHYFGGLSDRLPATQIEIRASWSPREGLGGVPDSAAHLAAWCDLLCQVAGLPPSPAGSADTVTGVVSLPQRRGPQQP, from the coding sequence ATGGCTGCGGCTCAGGGACATTTTTCCGATCATTCCAACAGCGCTGACGAGACGGACAGCGCGGAGGGGAATGCTGTCCCGCGCGCGTTCCGGCAGGCGGTCGACGGGCTGCGGTCCGCGCGGCTGCGACCCGAGATCGAGGTGGACCCGACGCGCCCTCCGCAGCGCCTCGCCCCCCATGCGTACGCCCTGGAGGCGGCGGTCGTCGACGGCGACGACGATCTGGCGGACGGCCGGCTCGTGCTGCTGCACGATCCGGCGGGTCACGATGCCTGGCAGGGCACCTTCCGGCTGGTGACCCTCGTACGAGCGGAGCTGGAGCCGGAGATGGCGGCCGATCCGCTCCTCCCCGAGGTCTGCTGGTCGTGGCTGACGGGCGCGTTGGAGGCGCGCGGTCTGTCGTACGGGGAGGCGAGCGGCACCGTCACCCGCGCGGGGTCTCACTATTTCGGTGGACTCTCCGACCGGCTCCCGGCGACACAGATCGAGATCCGGGCGTCCTGGTCGCCGCGCGAGGGTCTCGGCGGGGTCCCGGACTCCGCGGCACACCTCGCGGCCTGGTGCGATCTGCTCTGTCAGGTCGCCGGTCTGCCGCCGTCGCCGGCCGGTTCGGCGGACACGGTCACGGGCGTGGTGTCGCTGCCGCAGCGGCGCGGTCCGCAGCAGCCGTAG
- the hemE gene encoding uroporphyrinogen decarboxylase, which yields MSANDRPPGQPKKTYDSAFLKACRREPVSHTPVWFMRQAGRSLPEYLKVREGIPMLESCMRPELVTEITLQPVRRHKVDAAIYFSDIVVPLKAIGIDLDIEPGVGPVVAEPIRTRADLARLRDLTPEDVWYVTEAMGMLTEELGSTPLIGFAGAPFTLASYLVEGGPSRNHEHTKALMYGDPQLWADLLDRLAEITSAFLKVQIEAGASAVQLFDSWVGALAPADYRRSVMPASTKVFDAVASYGVPRIHFGVGTGELLGLMGEAGADVVGVDWRVPLDEAARRVGPGKALQGNLDPAVLFSTREAVETRTREVLDAAAGLEGHVFNLGHGVLPTTDPDALTRLVEYVHERTAK from the coding sequence GTGAGTGCCAATGACCGCCCCCCGGGCCAGCCGAAGAAGACGTACGACTCCGCATTTCTGAAGGCGTGCAGGCGTGAGCCGGTGTCGCACACACCGGTCTGGTTCATGCGGCAGGCGGGGCGCTCACTGCCGGAGTACCTGAAGGTGCGCGAGGGCATTCCGATGCTCGAGTCGTGCATGCGGCCGGAGCTGGTCACCGAGATCACGCTGCAGCCCGTGCGGCGGCACAAGGTCGACGCGGCGATCTACTTCAGCGACATCGTCGTGCCGCTCAAGGCGATCGGCATCGACCTCGACATCGAGCCGGGCGTCGGCCCGGTCGTCGCCGAGCCGATCCGTACGCGTGCGGACCTGGCGCGGCTGCGCGATCTGACGCCCGAGGACGTCTGGTACGTCACCGAGGCGATGGGGATGCTCACCGAGGAGCTCGGGTCCACCCCGCTCATCGGTTTCGCCGGTGCGCCGTTCACTCTCGCGAGCTACCTCGTCGAGGGGGGTCCCTCGCGCAACCATGAGCACACGAAGGCGCTGATGTACGGCGACCCGCAGCTGTGGGCGGATCTGCTGGACCGGCTCGCGGAGATCACCTCGGCGTTCTTGAAGGTGCAGATCGAGGCGGGCGCGAGTGCGGTGCAGCTCTTCGACTCATGGGTGGGGGCACTCGCTCCCGCCGACTACCGGCGCTCGGTGATGCCGGCCTCGACGAAGGTCTTCGACGCCGTGGCCTCCTACGGCGTCCCGCGGATCCACTTCGGCGTCGGCACGGGCGAGCTGCTCGGCCTCATGGGCGAGGCGGGCGCGGATGTGGTGGGCGTCGACTGGCGGGTCCCGCTGGACGAGGCCGCCCGCCGGGTCGGTCCGGGCAAGGCGCTGCAAGGGAACCTGGACCCGGCGGTGCTCTTCTCCACGCGGGAGGCGGTGGAGACCAGGACCCGCGAGGTACTGGACGCGGCGGCGGGCCTCGAGGGGCACGTCTTCAACCTGGGGCACGGGGTGCTGCCGACGACGGATCCGGATGCGCTGACCCGTCTCGTGGAGTACGTCCACGAGCGGACGGCGAAGTAG
- a CDS encoding FAD-dependent oxidoreductase, translated as MATERLVVIGGDAAGMSAASQARRLKGPDELEIVAFERGHFSSYSACGIPYWVGGDVPERDDLIARTPAEHRERGIGLRTRTEATEIDVAGQRVRSRDLESGTDAWTGFDKLVIATGARPVRPALPGMDAPGVHGVQTLDDGQELLDTLARTSGRRAVIVGAGYIGVEMAEAFIKRGYEVTVLNRGEQPMATLDPDMGRLVHRAMDDMGITTVRGAAVTKILTGGDGRVSAVATESGSYPADVVVLGIGVEPETTLAGAAGLPLGVHGGLLTDLAMRVRGHGNIWAGGDCVEVLDLVSGRERHIALGTHANKHGQIIGSNVGGGYATFPGVVGTAVSKVCDLEIARTGLREKDARAVGLQYVTTTIESTNSAGYYPGATMMTVKMLAERRSGRLLGVQIVGGEGAAKRVDIAAVALTAGMTVEQMTALDLGYAPPFSPVWDPILVAARKAVTAVRGAG; from the coding sequence ATGGCAACAGAGCGGCTGGTGGTCATCGGGGGCGATGCGGCGGGCATGTCCGCCGCATCGCAGGCACGCAGACTGAAGGGCCCGGACGAACTGGAGATCGTGGCGTTCGAGCGCGGGCACTTCAGCTCGTACTCGGCCTGCGGGATCCCGTACTGGGTCGGCGGTGATGTGCCGGAGCGCGACGACCTGATCGCCCGTACGCCGGCCGAGCACCGCGAGCGCGGGATCGGTCTGCGGACGCGTACGGAGGCGACGGAGATCGACGTCGCCGGACAGCGTGTGCGCAGCCGCGACCTCGAATCGGGCACGGACGCCTGGACGGGCTTCGACAAACTGGTCATCGCGACCGGCGCGCGCCCGGTCCGTCCCGCGCTGCCGGGCATGGACGCCCCGGGGGTCCACGGGGTGCAGACCCTCGACGACGGCCAGGAGCTGCTGGACACCCTCGCCCGTACGAGCGGCAGGCGCGCGGTCATCGTGGGCGCGGGCTATATCGGCGTCGAGATGGCGGAAGCGTTCATCAAGCGCGGCTACGAGGTGACCGTACTCAACCGCGGCGAGCAGCCGATGGCCACGCTCGACCCGGACATGGGCCGGCTGGTCCACAGGGCGATGGACGATATGGGCATCACCACGGTGCGGGGTGCCGCGGTCACCAAGATCCTCACCGGCGGGGACGGCCGGGTCTCGGCGGTCGCCACGGAGTCCGGCTCGTACCCGGCGGATGTCGTGGTCCTTGGCATCGGCGTCGAGCCGGAGACGACGCTCGCCGGCGCGGCGGGTCTGCCGCTCGGTGTGCACGGCGGGCTGCTCACCGACCTCGCGATGCGGGTGCGCGGCCACGGGAACATCTGGGCGGGCGGCGACTGTGTCGAGGTCCTCGACCTGGTCTCGGGCCGCGAGCGCCATATCGCGCTGGGCACACACGCGAACAAGCACGGCCAGATCATCGGCTCCAACGTGGGCGGCGGGTACGCGACGTTCCCGGGCGTCGTCGGCACGGCCGTCAGCAAGGTCTGCGACCTGGAGATCGCCCGTACCGGCCTGCGCGAGAAGGACGCACGCGCGGTGGGTCTGCAGTACGTCACGACCACGATCGAGTCGACGAACAGCGCGGGCTATTACCCGGGCGCGACCATGATGACGGTCAAGATGCTGGCGGAGCGGCGCTCGGGCAGGCTGCTGGGCGTCCAGATCGTCGGCGGCGAGGGCGCGGCGAAGCGCGTGGACATCGCGGCGGTCGCCCTGACGGCGGGCATGACGGTGGAACAGATGACGGCACTGGACCTGGGCTACGCGCCGCCGTTCTCCCCGGTATGGGACCCGATCCTGGTGGCGGCCCGGAAGGCGGTGACGGCGGTACGGGGAGCGGGGTAG
- a CDS encoding DUF4349 domain-containing protein, whose protein sequence is MRARRTFAALFLIASLGIAGCGASDTSSGAGAADDKAQSDPKRAAEGAGGSAADAKAPAKDPVSVLPTHIIRTAELNVEVKDAPKALADARAAVQSAGGHVAGESTERIDDTHVTSRVVLRVPQEKYDSVLAELAGSGKLLSRKAEAEDVTGQVVDVESRIATQRASVARVRALMDRAAKLSDVVTLEGQLSSRQAQLESLLAQQAALEDRTTLATITLMLSERENKDPKKEDDDPGFLDALGGGWDALVATGRWIAVAVGAVAPFAAVFVLLYAVWRWVVRPRLAKHRVPGPAAATAPLTPYPAPGPDQD, encoded by the coding sequence ATGCGTGCACGGCGTACATTCGCGGCACTGTTTCTCATCGCCTCACTCGGCATCGCCGGGTGCGGCGCGTCCGATACCTCGTCCGGCGCGGGCGCCGCGGACGACAAGGCGCAGAGCGACCCGAAGCGGGCGGCGGAGGGCGCGGGGGGCAGCGCGGCCGACGCGAAGGCGCCGGCGAAGGATCCTGTCTCGGTGCTGCCGACGCACATCATTCGCACCGCCGAGCTCAACGTCGAGGTCAAGGACGCACCGAAGGCTCTCGCCGACGCGCGTGCGGCGGTCCAGAGCGCAGGCGGTCATGTCGCGGGCGAGAGCACCGAGCGGATCGACGACACGCATGTGACCTCGCGGGTCGTGCTGCGCGTCCCGCAGGAGAAGTACGACTCCGTCCTCGCCGAGCTGGCGGGCTCCGGAAAGCTGCTCTCCCGCAAGGCCGAGGCCGAGGACGTCACCGGGCAGGTGGTCGACGTGGAGAGCCGCATCGCCACGCAGCGCGCGAGCGTGGCACGCGTACGGGCGCTGATGGACCGGGCCGCCAAGCTGAGCGATGTGGTCACGCTGGAGGGTCAACTGAGCAGCCGCCAGGCACAGTTGGAGTCGCTGCTGGCGCAGCAGGCCGCCCTCGAGGACCGTACGACGCTGGCGACGATCACCCTGATGCTCTCCGAGCGTGAGAACAAGGACCCGAAGAAGGAGGACGACGACCCGGGCTTCCTGGACGCCCTCGGCGGCGGCTGGGACGCGCTCGTGGCCACGGGACGGTGGATCGCGGTGGCGGTGGGCGCGGTGGCACCGTTCGCCGCGGTGTTCGTGCTGCTGTACGCGGTGTGGCGCTGGGTCGTACGGCCCCGGCTGGCCAAGCACCGGGTCCCGGGGCCGGCTGCCGCGACGGCGCCGCTGACGCCGTACCCGGCGCCCGGCCCCGACCAGGACTGA